In a genomic window of Nostoc sp. UHCC 0870:
- a CDS encoding ABC transporter ATP-binding protein: protein MTSKFHPLSNKLSPLQRLLNYGQKYRGQIYQASTYSIINTILDLAPPWLIGIAVDILVQKQDSFIGKLGIQEVVWQFALLSLITVIVWIFESLSQYAYDRIWRNLAQNIQHNLRLDAYNHLQELESAYFEDSSTGGLMSILGDDINQLEDFLNGGANEIIQVTTSFIILIGGAFLILPFNITLAAMLPMPFILWGSLVYQKRLEPRYADVREKVSFLNSRLANNISGITTIKSFTAEKYESARLATESDAYKKSNAKAIKLSAAFVPVIRMLVLVGFTALLFLGGMAAYSGRISIGNYSVLLVLVQRLLWPLVFLGETFDHYQRAMASTKRVMDLLDTPIQVITGDMPLVVEQVKGEVEFKNVTFAYRNSATIIKDLSLHIPAGKTIAVVGSTGSGKSTLVKLLLRFYDVSHGSITIDGIDIHELNLSDLRRSIGLVSQDVFLFHGTVAENIAYGTFEATDEAIINAAKVAEAHDFIRELPQGYETIVGERGQKLSGGQRQRIAIARAVVKNPPILILDEATSAVDNETEAAIQRSLEKITVNRTTIAIAHRLSTIRHSHCIYVMDHGQIVEQGKHEELLAIDGIYTSLWRVQSGIQ, encoded by the coding sequence ATGACATCCAAATTCCATCCTTTATCAAATAAACTCTCTCCCCTCCAAAGGTTACTCAACTACGGACAAAAATATCGTGGACAAATTTATCAAGCATCTACCTACTCTATAATTAATACAATTTTAGATTTAGCCCCACCTTGGTTAATAGGTATAGCTGTAGATATATTAGTCCAAAAGCAAGATTCTTTTATTGGTAAATTAGGCATTCAAGAAGTAGTATGGCAATTTGCTCTACTTTCATTAATAACCGTCATTGTTTGGATATTTGAATCACTTTCTCAGTATGCTTATGATAGGATTTGGCGGAACTTAGCCCAAAATATTCAACATAATTTACGTTTAGATGCCTACAATCATTTACAAGAATTAGAATCAGCTTATTTTGAAGATAGTAGTACAGGCGGTTTGATGTCTATTCTCGGTGATGATATCAATCAACTCGAAGACTTCTTAAATGGGGGAGCTAATGAAATTATTCAAGTTACTACCTCATTTATAATCTTAATCGGTGGTGCATTCTTAATTTTACCTTTCAACATCACCTTAGCAGCAATGCTGCCAATGCCTTTTATTCTCTGGGGTTCTTTAGTATATCAAAAACGCCTTGAACCTCGTTATGCTGATGTTAGAGAAAAGGTGAGCTTTTTGAATTCTCGTTTAGCCAATAATATTAGTGGGATTACCACCATTAAAAGTTTCACTGCTGAAAAATATGAAAGTGCCAGATTAGCAACAGAAAGTGATGCGTATAAAAAAAGTAATGCCAAAGCAATTAAACTTTCTGCTGCTTTTGTGCCTGTAATTAGAATGTTAGTTTTAGTTGGGTTTACGGCTTTATTATTTTTGGGAGGTATGGCAGCTTATTCTGGTAGAATATCCATCGGTAATTATAGTGTTTTATTAGTTTTAGTCCAAAGATTATTGTGGCCGTTGGTATTTTTAGGAGAAACTTTTGACCACTATCAAAGAGCAATGGCTTCTACAAAGCGAGTTATGGATTTGTTAGATACTCCCATCCAAGTTATTACGGGAGATATGCCCTTAGTTGTGGAGCAAGTAAAGGGGGAAGTTGAGTTTAAAAATGTTACTTTTGCTTATCGAAATAGTGCAACAATAATTAAGGATTTATCTTTACATATTCCTGCGGGAAAAACTATTGCGGTTGTTGGCTCTACTGGTTCGGGTAAAAGCACCTTAGTAAAACTATTGTTGCGATTTTATGATGTTTCTCATGGCTCAATTACTATTGATGGGATTGATATTCACGAGTTGAATTTATCTGATTTGCGTCGCAGTATTGGCTTAGTTAGTCAAGATGTATTTTTATTTCATGGTACGGTGGCAGAAAATATTGCCTACGGTACTTTTGAAGCGACTGATGAAGCAATCATTAATGCTGCGAAAGTAGCTGAAGCACATGATTTTATTAGGGAGTTACCCCAAGGTTATGAAACAATAGTTGGGGAGCGAGGACAAAAGTTATCTGGAGGACAACGCCAACGGATAGCGATCGCTAGAGCAGTGGTAAAAAATCCGCCGATTTTGATTTTGGATGAGGCGACATCTGCGGTGGATAATGAAACTGAAGCCGCAATCCAACGTTCTTTAGAAAAGATTACCGTGAATCGGACTACGATCGCGATCGCACATCGTCTTTCCACAATTCGCCACAGTCATTGTATATATGTGATGGATCATGGTCAAATTGTCGAGCAGGGTAAGCATGAGGAATTACTAGCAATTGATGGAATTTATACCAGTTTGTGGCGCGTACAGTCTGGGATTCAATAA